A single window of Phyllostomus discolor isolate MPI-MPIP mPhyDis1 chromosome 13, mPhyDis1.pri.v3, whole genome shotgun sequence DNA harbors:
- the HNRNPH1 gene encoding LOW QUALITY PROTEIN: heterogeneous nuclear ribonucleoprotein H (The sequence of the model RefSeq protein was modified relative to this genomic sequence to represent the inferred CDS: inserted 1 base in 1 codon), with protein MMLGTEGGEGFVVKVRGLPWSCSADEVQRFFSDCKIQNGAQGIRFIYTREGRPSGEAFVELESEEDVKLALKKDRETMGHRYVEVFKSNNVEMDWVLKHTGPXSPDTANDGFVRLRGLPFGCSKEEIVQFFSGLEIVPNGITLPVDFQGRSTGEAFVQFASQEIAEKALKKHKERIGHRYIEIFKSSRAEVRTHYDPPRKLMAMQRPGPYDRPGAGRGYNSIGRGAGFERMRRGAYGGGYGGYDDYNGYNDGYGFGSDRFGRDLNYCFSGMSDHRYGDGGSTFQSTTGHCVHMRGLPYRATENDIYNFFSPLNPVRVHIEIGPDGRVTGEADVEFATHEDAVAAMSKDKANMQHRYVELFLNSTAGASGGAYEHRYVELFLNSTAGASGGAYANQSSYGGPASQQLSGGYGGGYGGQSSMSGYGSQGAVNSSYYSNGSRASVGVNGMGGMSSMSSMSGGWGM; from the exons ATGATGCTGGGCACGGAAGGCGGAGAGGGGTTCGTGGTGAAGGTCCGGGGCCTGCCGTGGTCTTGCTCGGCGGACGAAGTGCAGCGGTTCTTCTCCG ACTGCAAAATTCAAAATGGGGCTCAAGGTATTCGTTTCATCTACACCAGAGAAGGCAGACCGAGTGGAGAGGCTTTTGTTGAACTCGAATCAGAAGAGGACGTCAAATTGGCCctgaaaaaagacagagaaactaTGGGACACAGATATGTTGAAG TATTCAAGTCAAACAACGTTGAAATGGATTGGGTGTTGAAGCATACTGGTC ATAGTCCTGACACGGCCAATGATGGCTTTGTGCGGCTTAGAGGACTCCCCTTTGGATGTAGCAAGGAAGAAATTGTTCAGTTCTTCTCAG GGTTGGAAATCGTGCCAAATGGGATAACATTGCCGGTGGACTTCCAGGGGAGGAGTACGGGGGAGGCCTTCGTGCAGTTTGCTTCACAGGAAATAGCTGAAAAGGCTCTaaagaaacacaaggaaagaaTAGGGCACAG GTATATCGAAATCTTTAAGAGCAGTCGAGCTGAAGTTAGAACTCACTATGATCCACCACGAAAACTTATGGCCATGCAGCGGCCAGGTCCCTATGACAGACCTGGGGCTGGCAGAGGGTATAACAGCATTGGCAGAGGAGCTGGCTTTGAAAGGATGAGACGTGGTGCTTATGGTGGAG GTTACGGAGGCTATGATGATTACAATGGCTATAATGATGGCTATGGTTTTGGGTCGGATAGATTTGGAAGAG ACCTCAATTATTGTTTTTCAGGAATGTCTGACCACAGATACGGGGATGGTGGCTCTACTTTCCAGAGCACAACTGGACACTGTGTACACATGCGGGGATTACCTTACAGAGCTACTGAAAATGACATTTATAAT tttttttcacCGCTCAACCCTGTGAGAGTACATATTGAAATTGGTCCTGATGGCAGAGTAACTGGTGAAGCAGATGTCGAGTTTGCAACTCATGAAGATGCTGTGGCAGCTATGTCAAAAGACAAAGCAAATATGC aaCACAGATATGTAGAACTCTTCTTGAATTCTACAGCAGGAGCAAGCGGTGGTGCTTACG aACACAGATATGTAGAACTCTTCTTGAATTCTACAGCAGGAGCAAGCGGTGGTGCTTATG CAAACCAGTCCAGTTACGGTggcccagccagccagcagcTGAGCGGTGGTTATGGAGGCGGCTATGGTGGCCAGAGCAGCATGAGTGGATATG GCAGCCAAGGAGCAGTGAACAGCAGCTACTACAGTAACGGAAGCCGTGCATCTGTGGGAGTGAACGGAATGGGAGGGATGTCTAGCATGTCCAGTATGAGTGGTGGATGGGGAATGTAA